From Streptomyces sp. 6-11-2, one genomic window encodes:
- a CDS encoding DUF4129 domain-containing protein: MSLAGGVLTALPAFPHAVDKALRIALHTRGTALAQSRSAAEPPVTVPRDPAREAAQRELSKPMYHEHDPGLLQRALNAFWNWVGKLFDSASVATPGGSVGLIVVIVAVLAVLGALWWRLGTPRREPTSSAALFDDRPRSAAEHRAAAEAHAVQGHWNQAVQERMRAIVRSLEERALLDVRPGRTADEAAAEAGRALPAHTDRLRAAARDFDDVTYGGRQATEAAYHRIAELDRDLERTRPQLAGTGHDTAPTGRQGAAG; encoded by the coding sequence GTGAGCCTGGCGGGGGGAGTTCTCACAGCACTGCCGGCGTTCCCACACGCCGTGGACAAAGCACTGCGGATCGCGCTGCACACGCGCGGCACGGCCCTGGCGCAGTCGCGCTCCGCGGCCGAGCCACCGGTGACCGTCCCACGCGACCCGGCACGCGAGGCGGCCCAGCGCGAACTGTCCAAGCCGATGTACCACGAGCACGACCCGGGCCTGCTCCAACGCGCCCTGAACGCCTTCTGGAACTGGGTCGGCAAACTGTTCGACTCCGCCTCGGTCGCCACCCCGGGCGGGAGCGTCGGACTGATCGTCGTCATCGTGGCCGTCCTCGCCGTGCTCGGTGCCCTGTGGTGGCGCCTCGGCACACCGCGCCGCGAACCCACTTCCTCCGCCGCCCTGTTCGACGACCGCCCCCGCAGCGCCGCCGAACACCGCGCCGCCGCCGAGGCACACGCCGTCCAGGGCCACTGGAACCAGGCCGTCCAGGAACGCATGCGCGCCATCGTCCGCTCCCTGGAGGAACGAGCCCTGCTCGACGTCCGCCCCGGCCGCACCGCCGACGAGGCCGCCGCCGAGGCCGGCCGCGCCCTCCCCGCGCACACCGACCGGCTGCGCGCCGCCGCCCGGGACTTCGACGACGTCACATACGGCGGCCGCCAGGCGACCGAAGCGGCGTACCACCGCATCGCCGAACTCGACCGCGACCTCGAACGCACCAGGCCCCAACTCGCCGGCACCGGCCACGACACGGCCCCCACCGGCCGCCAGGGAGCCGCCGGATGA
- a CDS encoding MoxR family ATPase yields the protein MDPTTDNAGHTGDTGHARSSLEALRAEIAKAVVGQDPAVTGLVVALLCRGHVLLEGVPGVAKTLLVRTLAAALDIDTKRVQFTPDLMPSDVTGSLVYDARTAEFSFQPGPVFTNLLLADEINRTPPKTQSSLLEAMEERQVTVDGTPRPLPDPFLVVATQNPVEYEGTYPLPEAQLDRFLLKLTIPLPSRQDEIDVLTRHADGFNPRDLRAAGVRPVAGRADLDAARAAIAKTTVSPEITAYVVDICRATRESPSLALGVSPRGATALLSTSRAWAWLTGRDYVIPDDVKALALSTLRHRVQLRPEAEMEGVTADSVINAILAHVPVPR from the coding sequence ATGGACCCGACCACTGACAACGCCGGGCACACCGGGGACACGGGCCACGCCCGGTCCTCCCTGGAAGCCCTGCGCGCCGAGATCGCCAAGGCCGTGGTCGGCCAGGATCCCGCCGTGACCGGTCTCGTCGTCGCCCTCCTCTGCCGTGGACACGTCCTCCTTGAAGGAGTCCCCGGAGTGGCGAAGACCCTGCTCGTCCGCACGCTCGCCGCCGCGCTCGACATCGACACCAAGCGCGTGCAGTTCACCCCCGACCTGATGCCGAGCGACGTGACCGGCTCGCTGGTCTACGACGCCCGCACCGCCGAGTTCTCCTTCCAGCCCGGCCCGGTCTTCACCAACCTCCTCCTCGCCGACGAGATCAACCGCACCCCTCCCAAGACCCAGTCGTCGCTCCTGGAGGCCATGGAGGAGCGCCAGGTCACCGTCGACGGCACCCCGCGCCCGCTCCCCGATCCCTTCCTGGTCGTCGCGACCCAGAACCCGGTCGAGTACGAGGGCACCTACCCCCTCCCCGAGGCCCAGCTGGACCGCTTCCTCCTCAAGCTGACCATCCCGCTGCCCTCCCGCCAGGACGAGATCGACGTCCTCACCCGCCACGCCGACGGCTTCAACCCGCGCGACCTGCGCGCCGCCGGTGTACGCCCCGTGGCCGGCCGCGCCGACCTGGACGCGGCCCGCGCCGCGATCGCCAAGACGACCGTCTCCCCCGAGATCACGGCCTACGTCGTCGACATCTGCCGGGCGACCCGGGAATCACCGTCCCTGGCCCTCGGCGTCTCCCCGCGCGGAGCGACGGCGCTGCTGTCGACGTCCCGTGCGTGGGCCTGGCTGACCGGTCGCGACTACGTCATCCCCGACGACGTCAAGGCACTGGCCCTGTCCACCCTGCGCCATCGGGTCCAGCTGCGCCCGGAGGCCGAGATGGAAGGCGTGACCGCCGATTCGGTGATCAACGCGATCCTCGCTCACGTGCCGGTCCCCCGCTGA
- a CDS encoding RDD family protein has translation MSELVTGEAVALEVRPARLPSRALAVILDLVVTVMVYIAVSLALMASTASLDEAARIAVSIAAFLLVLVGGPIAVETLSHGRSLGKMACGLRVVRDDGGPIRFRHALVRGAIGVVEILLTFGVVACIASLVSSRGRRLGDVFAGTLVVRERVPAGQATAVPPPPPWLAGRFSALDLSAVPDGLWLAVRQYLTRMQTLDPQVGWSMAERLAADLAARTGTPAPREVPPAMYLAAVLQERQAREARRAFRGGSSTGACVGGAGVPAAGSGAPGFPAPQPPAHGVPRPPAYGVGEPSGTPVSAAETSPATPQDTPAWGAPSTGLPSQHAASEDTSPTERPGTGFVPPA, from the coding sequence GTGAGTGAGCTGGTGACGGGTGAGGCCGTGGCGCTGGAGGTGCGCCCGGCGAGGCTGCCCAGCAGGGCACTGGCGGTGATCCTCGACCTCGTCGTGACGGTGATGGTCTACATCGCCGTGTCCTTGGCTCTCATGGCGTCCACGGCTTCCCTGGACGAGGCCGCCCGGATCGCGGTCTCGATCGCGGCGTTTCTGCTCGTGCTGGTCGGGGGGCCGATAGCCGTGGAGACGCTCAGCCACGGGCGGTCTCTCGGGAAGATGGCTTGCGGGCTGCGTGTGGTCCGGGACGACGGCGGGCCGATCCGGTTCCGGCACGCGCTCGTGCGTGGGGCGATCGGTGTGGTCGAGATTCTGCTGACGTTCGGGGTCGTCGCCTGTATCGCCTCGCTGGTGTCGTCGCGGGGGCGTCGGCTGGGAGACGTGTTCGCGGGCACCCTGGTCGTACGGGAGCGGGTGCCGGCCGGGCAGGCGACCGCGGTGCCTCCGCCGCCGCCCTGGCTGGCGGGGCGTTTCTCCGCTCTCGATCTGTCGGCGGTTCCCGACGGGCTGTGGCTGGCGGTCCGGCAGTACCTGACGCGGATGCAGACTCTGGATCCGCAGGTCGGCTGGAGCATGGCCGAACGGCTCGCCGCCGATCTCGCCGCCCGCACCGGGACTCCGGCGCCGCGCGAGGTTCCGCCGGCCATGTATCTGGCGGCGGTGTTGCAGGAGCGGCAGGCGCGTGAGGCCCGGCGCGCGTTCCGCGGCGGCTCGTCGACGGGTGCGTGCGTCGGAGGGGCCGGCGTCCCGGCCGCCGGGTCCGGCGCTCCCGGCTTCCCGGCGCCGCAACCGCCGGCCCACGGCGTGCCACGACCGCCGGCGTACGGCGTCGGCGAGCCGTCGGGGACTCCCGTATCCGCCGCTGAGACTTCACCCGCCACGCCCCAGGACACCCCGGCCTGGGGCGCCCCGTCCACGGGCCTCCCGTCGCAGCACGCGGCGTCCGAGGACACATCGCCGACCGAGCGTCCCGGTACCGGGTTCGTGCCGCCGGCCTGA
- a CDS encoding DUF58 domain-containing protein has translation MALTGRAALLAALGSLPVGIWDPGWSGILAVNAPLAVACACDYALAAPVRRLGLTRSGDTSVRLGESADITLTVTNPSRRLLRARLRDAWPPSSWQPGTEMTASRHRLRVPPGERRRVTTRLRPTRRGDRQADRVTVRSYGPLGLVARQGTHKVPWTVRVLPPFTSRKHLPSKLARLRELDGRTSVLIRGEGTEFDSLREYVPGDDTRSIDWRATARQSSVAVRTWRPERDRHILLVLDTGRTSAGRVGDAPRLDASMDAALLLAALASRAGDRVDLLAYDRRVRALVQGRSAVDVLPSLVDAMAALEPELVETDARGLTATALRTAPRRSLIVLLTSLDAAPVEEGLLPVLPQLTQRHTVLVASVADPLVTQMAASRGSVDAVYEAAAAATAQTERHRTAEQLRRHGVTVVDAAPDDLAPALADAYLALKTAGRL, from the coding sequence ATGGCCCTCACCGGACGCGCCGCGCTCCTCGCGGCCCTCGGCTCCCTCCCCGTCGGCATCTGGGACCCGGGCTGGTCGGGCATCCTCGCTGTGAACGCGCCCCTGGCCGTGGCCTGCGCCTGCGACTACGCCCTGGCGGCGCCGGTGCGACGCCTCGGCCTGACCCGTTCCGGGGACACCTCCGTGCGCCTGGGCGAGAGCGCCGACATCACCCTCACGGTCACCAACCCCTCACGCCGCCTGCTGCGCGCCCGGCTCCGTGACGCCTGGCCCCCCAGCAGCTGGCAGCCGGGCACCGAAATGACGGCCTCCCGACATCGCCTGAGAGTGCCGCCCGGCGAACGGCGCCGTGTCACCACGCGCCTGCGCCCCACCCGTCGCGGCGACCGCCAGGCCGACCGCGTGACAGTCCGTTCCTACGGCCCTCTCGGGCTGGTCGCCCGCCAGGGCACCCACAAGGTCCCCTGGACGGTACGCGTGCTGCCGCCGTTCACCAGCCGCAAGCACCTGCCCTCGAAACTCGCCCGACTGCGGGAACTCGACGGCCGCACCAGTGTGCTCATCCGCGGAGAGGGAACGGAGTTCGACAGCCTGCGCGAGTACGTCCCTGGTGACGACACCCGCTCCATCGACTGGCGCGCCACCGCCCGCCAGTCCTCGGTCGCTGTCCGTACCTGGCGCCCCGAACGCGACCGGCACATCCTGCTCGTCCTGGACACCGGCCGCACCTCCGCGGGCCGTGTGGGCGACGCCCCGCGCCTGGACGCCTCCATGGACGCCGCCCTGCTCCTCGCGGCCCTCGCCTCCCGCGCCGGCGACCGCGTGGACCTCCTCGCCTACGATCGCCGGGTTCGTGCCCTCGTCCAGGGCCGCTCCGCAGTCGATGTCCTGCCGTCCCTGGTCGACGCCATGGCGGCACTGGAACCCGAACTCGTCGAGACGGACGCCCGGGGCCTTACGGCCACAGCCCTGCGTACGGCACCGCGCCGGTCGCTGATCGTCCTGCTGACCAGCCTGGACGCGGCGCCCGTCGAGGAGGGCCTGCTGCCCGTGCTCCCTCAACTCACCCAGCGCCACACGGTTCTGGTGGCCTCGGTGGCGGATCCGCTGGTGACACAGATGGCCGCGTCCCGGGGAAGTGTGGACGCGGTCTACGAAGCCGCCGCCGCGGCGACGGCGCAGACCGAACGCCACCGCACCGCCGAGCAACTCCGCCGCCACGGAGTCACCGTCGTCGACGCCGCACCGGACGATCTGGCGCCGGCGCTGGCAGACGCCTATCTGGCGCTGAAGACAGCGGGGAGGCTTTGA
- a CDS encoding glycerophosphoryl diester phosphodiesterase membrane domain-containing protein, with the protein MTDTPGWASPGSAPSDGQETGASGPADAAGRPDAAPPADHSGEQPQGPGVKWSKEQPPPGQWSAPTGAPAPGQAPPPPAGPTWGGQPPAGYGPGGQNPGGYGGPGGYGAPGYGGPAGYGAWGGAGWGGPPPAAKPGVIPLRPLGVGEILDGTVSTMRAHWRTVLGITLVVAVFSQIIAILVQRLVLDSTSNQVLSDPNATPGEVGRAMGNAMLGSGAVLIVSLVATVMATALLTTVTSRAVLGKPVTTAEAWRDARPQVLKLFGLVTLLLIICLGVIAVGVLPGILVATTSSPLGGIALAFLGGLAACVPALWLAVRFSLASPALMLEKQGIAKSMSRSAKLIRGSWWRVFGIQLLAGLIAGLVSAVIAIPFFALALVFDGGGMSGFLSGTPNVGWAYLIITGIGAVLGSTVTFPITAGVTVLLYIDQRIRREALDLDLARAAGVQGYGSDAPASGS; encoded by the coding sequence ATGACTGACACTCCGGGCTGGGCCTCGCCCGGATCCGCCCCGTCCGACGGACAGGAGACCGGCGCGTCCGGACCTGCCGACGCCGCCGGCCGCCCCGACGCCGCACCACCCGCGGACCACTCGGGCGAGCAGCCGCAGGGTCCCGGCGTGAAGTGGTCCAAGGAGCAGCCGCCGCCGGGCCAGTGGTCCGCGCCCACGGGAGCCCCGGCCCCCGGCCAGGCACCACCGCCACCCGCGGGCCCCACCTGGGGCGGACAGCCCCCGGCCGGCTACGGCCCCGGCGGTCAAAACCCTGGTGGTTACGGCGGCCCGGGTGGTTACGGCGCTCCCGGTTACGGCGGTCCCGCCGGCTACGGCGCCTGGGGCGGCGCCGGCTGGGGCGGCCCGCCCCCCGCGGCCAAGCCCGGCGTGATCCCGCTGCGCCCGCTGGGCGTGGGCGAGATCCTCGACGGCACGGTGTCCACCATGCGCGCCCACTGGCGCACCGTCCTGGGCATCACCCTGGTCGTCGCGGTCTTCTCCCAGATCATCGCCATCCTGGTGCAACGCCTGGTCCTCGACAGCACGAGCAACCAGGTCCTCAGCGACCCGAACGCCACCCCCGGCGAGGTCGGCCGCGCCATGGGCAACGCCATGCTCGGCTCCGGCGCCGTCCTCATCGTCTCCCTGGTCGCCACCGTCATGGCCACCGCACTGCTCACGACGGTCACCAGCCGCGCGGTCCTCGGCAAGCCGGTCACCACCGCGGAGGCCTGGCGGGACGCCCGCCCCCAGGTGCTCAAACTGTTCGGGCTCGTCACCCTGCTGCTCATCATCTGCCTCGGCGTCATCGCCGTCGGCGTGCTGCCCGGCATCCTCGTCGCCACCACGTCCTCGCCCCTGGGGGGCATAGCACTGGCCTTCCTGGGCGGCCTGGCCGCCTGCGTACCCGCCCTGTGGCTGGCGGTCCGCTTCTCGCTCGCCTCGCCCGCCCTGATGCTGGAGAAGCAGGGCATCGCCAAGTCGATGAGCCGCTCCGCCAAACTGATCCGCGGCTCCTGGTGGCGCGTCTTCGGCATCCAGCTGCTGGCGGGACTCATCGCGGGCCTCGTCTCCGCGGTCATCGCCATCCCCTTCTTCGCCCTCGCCCTGGTCTTCGACGGGGGCGGCATGTCCGGCTTCCTCAGCGGCACCCCGAACGTCGGCTGGGCCTACCTGATCATCACCGGGATCGGGGCCGTGCTCGGCTCCACGGTCACCTTCCCGATCACGGCCGGTGTCACCGTGCTGCTCTACATCGACCAGCGCATCCGCCGCGAGGCCCTCGACCTCGACCTGGCCCGTGCCGCAGGCGTCCAGGGATACGGATCCGACGCGCCAGCCTCCGGGAGCTGA
- a CDS encoding DUF4350 domain-containing protein, with amino-acid sequence MTTEATLPSTSVSRTGRQVWTRTRGILLALVLLLAAAVAIAAVQSGAQHGRLDPRSADPYGSRAVAELLADHGVSTRVVTTLGEARAAAGSDTTLLVAVPDLLTDGQQSRLRHATDATGGRIVLVAPDFPSVSGLAPGVTAANTPSFDTTLSPGCALPAARRAGTADTGGGIRYSTTVKNADACYPSDGLPTLLRIPQTTKGGDTVVLGAPDILYNNRLAKQGNASLALQLLGSRPHLVWYLPSFSDASAPDTGDRDFFDLLPSGWLWGTLQLFVAAALAALWRARRLGPLVPEKLPVAIRASETVEGRARLYRKANARDRAATALRSTTRTRLAPLVGIPVTQAHTPEVLLPALSARLHGEGLSMHDLLFGPPPGDDAALVTLADRLDALEREVRRP; translated from the coding sequence ATGACCACCGAGGCTACGCTCCCCTCCACCTCGGTCTCGCGCACCGGCCGCCAGGTGTGGACCCGCACGCGCGGGATCCTGCTCGCCCTCGTCCTCCTCCTCGCCGCCGCCGTCGCGATCGCCGCGGTCCAGTCGGGCGCCCAGCACGGCCGCCTGGACCCGCGCTCCGCCGACCCCTACGGCAGCCGCGCCGTCGCCGAGCTCCTCGCCGACCACGGTGTGTCCACACGTGTGGTCACCACCCTCGGCGAGGCACGCGCCGCCGCCGGATCCGACACCACCCTGCTGGTCGCCGTCCCCGACCTGCTGACGGACGGACAGCAGTCCCGGCTGCGCCACGCGACCGACGCCACCGGCGGGCGCATCGTCCTCGTCGCCCCCGATTTTCCCTCCGTCAGCGGCCTGGCGCCGGGCGTCACCGCGGCGAACACACCCAGTTTCGACACCACTCTCTCCCCCGGCTGCGCCCTGCCCGCCGCCCGCCGCGCCGGCACCGCGGACACCGGCGGCGGCATCCGCTACTCCACCACCGTCAAGAACGCGGACGCCTGCTACCCCAGCGACGGCCTGCCCACCCTGCTGCGCATCCCGCAGACCACCAAGGGCGGCGACACCGTCGTCCTCGGCGCCCCCGACATCCTCTACAACAACCGCCTCGCCAAGCAGGGCAACGCCTCGCTCGCCCTGCAACTCCTCGGCTCCCGCCCCCATCTGGTCTGGTACCTCCCCTCGTTCTCCGACGCGTCGGCCCCCGACACCGGCGACCGCGACTTCTTCGATCTGCTCCCCTCGGGCTGGCTCTGGGGCACCCTGCAACTCTTCGTCGCCGCGGCCCTGGCCGCCCTGTGGCGGGCACGCCGGCTCGGTCCCCTCGTGCCCGAAAAACTCCCCGTGGCGATCCGCGCCTCCGAAACCGTCGAAGGCCGCGCCCGCCTCTACCGCAAGGCGAACGCCCGCGACCGCGCCGCCACCGCTCTTCGCTCCACCACACGCACCCGCCTGGCCCCCCTCGTCGGCATCCCCGTCACCCAGGCGCACACGCCCGAGGTCCTGCTCCCCGCCCTGTCCGCCCGCCTCCACGGCGAAGGACTGTCCATGCACGACCTGCTCTTCGGCCCGCCGCCCGGCGACGACGCGGCCCTCGTCACCCTCGCCGACCGACTCGACGCCCTCGAAAGAGAGGTACGCCGTCCATGA
- a CDS encoding stage II sporulation protein M yields the protein MDLDVFVSAHRAEWDRLDTLLRRRRRLTGTEADELVALYQRTATHLSLIQSSAPDPQLTGRLSQLVAAARSAVTGTRRASWGDVTRFLLEGFPAAVYRARHWWVPTALLSTVVAALLGWWIGTHPEVQAAIAAPSELRQLTRPGGEYETYYSSHPAAAFAAQVWTNNAQAAAMCLVLGVFLGLPVLWILFQNMLNLGVGIGLMSSAGRLDTFLGLVLPHGLLELTAVFVAAGTGLRLGWTVIDPGPRSRRIALAEEGRAALGMAIGLALVLFVSGAIEGFVTPSGLPTWARIGIGIIAELAFLAYVYVLGGRAARAGGTGDVASTERSATVPTAA from the coding sequence ATGGACCTGGACGTCTTCGTCTCCGCCCACCGAGCGGAATGGGACCGCCTCGACACCCTGCTCCGCCGCCGACGCCGGCTCACCGGCACGGAGGCCGACGAGCTCGTCGCCCTCTACCAGCGCACCGCCACCCACCTCTCCCTGATCCAGTCCAGTGCACCCGACCCGCAGCTGACCGGCCGGCTCAGCCAACTCGTCGCCGCCGCGCGCAGCGCCGTGACCGGGACACGCCGCGCCTCTTGGGGGGACGTCACCCGCTTCCTGCTGGAGGGCTTCCCCGCGGCGGTCTACCGGGCCCGCCACTGGTGGGTTCCCACCGCGCTCCTGTCCACCGTGGTCGCCGCGCTCCTGGGATGGTGGATCGGTACGCACCCCGAGGTACAGGCCGCGATCGCAGCCCCGAGTGAGCTACGGCAGCTGACCCGCCCCGGCGGCGAGTACGAGACCTATTACTCCAGTCACCCTGCGGCCGCCTTCGCCGCCCAGGTCTGGACGAACAACGCCCAGGCCGCAGCGATGTGCCTGGTCCTGGGCGTCTTCCTGGGACTGCCGGTCCTGTGGATCCTCTTCCAGAACATGCTCAACCTGGGTGTGGGCATCGGCCTGATGTCCTCGGCAGGACGGCTCGACACTTTCCTCGGTCTCGTCCTCCCGCACGGTCTGCTCGAACTGACGGCGGTCTTCGTCGCCGCCGGTACCGGGCTGCGCCTCGGCTGGACGGTCATCGATCCCGGCCCCCGCTCCCGCCGCATCGCTCTCGCCGAAGAAGGCCGAGCCGCGCTGGGCATGGCGATCGGCCTGGCCCTCGTCCTCTTCGTCTCCGGAGCCATCGAAGGCTTCGTCACGCCGTCGGGCCTGCCCACATGGGCCCGCATAGGTATCGGGATCATCGCTGAGCTGGCCTTCCTGGCCTACGTCTACGTCCTCGGCGGTCGAGCGGCACGGGCCGGCGGTACAGGGGACGTTGCGTCAACCGAGCGAAGCGCGACCGTGCCGACGGCCGCCTGA
- a CDS encoding cation diffusion facilitator family transporter, protein MSASGGTKAIMAALGANLAIAVAKFVAFAFSGSSSMLAEGVHSLADSGNQFLLLIGGKRAQREATPQHPFGYGRERYVYAFLVSIVLFSVGGMFAIYEGIEKIRHPHAVEHWYWPVGVLVFAIVAEGFSFRTAVKEADALRGKLSWPQFIRRAKAPELPVVLLEDFGALIGLVLALGGVGLALLTGDGLWDGIGTVCIGALLVLIALVLAAETKSLLLGEAAGTDVVRQIETAMVDGDTVTGVIHMRTLHLGPEELLIAAKVAVQHDDTAAEVAAAINAAEARIRDAVPIARVIYLEPDIYSEAEAAKGPDREATPGGPAPHPTGH, encoded by the coding sequence ATGAGCGCGTCAGGCGGCACCAAGGCGATCATGGCGGCACTCGGCGCCAACCTGGCCATCGCGGTAGCCAAGTTCGTGGCATTCGCCTTCAGCGGCTCCTCGTCGATGCTCGCCGAGGGCGTGCACTCCCTCGCCGACTCCGGCAACCAGTTCCTGCTGCTGATCGGCGGCAAGCGGGCCCAGCGCGAGGCGACCCCGCAGCACCCCTTCGGATACGGCCGCGAACGGTACGTCTACGCCTTCCTCGTCTCCATCGTCCTGTTCTCCGTCGGCGGCATGTTCGCCATCTACGAGGGCATCGAGAAGATCCGCCACCCGCACGCAGTGGAGCACTGGTACTGGCCGGTGGGCGTCCTCGTCTTCGCGATCGTCGCCGAGGGCTTCTCCTTCCGCACGGCTGTCAAGGAGGCCGACGCACTGCGCGGCAAGCTGTCCTGGCCGCAGTTCATCCGCCGCGCCAAGGCCCCCGAACTGCCGGTCGTGCTCCTGGAGGACTTCGGCGCGCTGATCGGTCTCGTCCTCGCCCTCGGTGGTGTGGGCCTCGCCCTGCTCACCGGCGACGGGCTCTGGGACGGCATCGGCACGGTCTGCATCGGCGCCCTGCTCGTACTGATCGCCCTCGTCCTGGCCGCCGAGACCAAGTCCCTGCTGCTCGGCGAGGCCGCCGGCACCGACGTGGTCCGGCAGATCGAGACCGCCATGGTCGACGGCGACACCGTCACCGGCGTCATCCACATGCGCACGCTCCACCTCGGCCCCGAGGAACTGCTCATCGCCGCCAAGGTCGCCGTCCAGCACGACGACACGGCCGCCGAGGTCGCCGCCGCCATCAACGCCGCCGAGGCCCGCATCCGCGACGCCGTGCCCATCGCCCGCGTCATCTACCTGGAACCGGACATCTACAGCGAGGCCGAGGCGGCCAAGGGCCCGGACCGCGAGGCCACCCCGGGCGGACCCGCCCCGCACCCCACCGGCCACTGA
- the ahcY gene encoding adenosylhomocysteinase, with protein sequence MTTVENRQDFKVADLSLAEFGRKEISLAEHEMPGLMAIRAEYAEQQPLKGARITGSLHMTVQTAVLIETLTALGARVRWASCNIFSTQDHAAAAIAVGPDGTPDDPQGIPVFAWKGETLQEYWWCTEQALTWLDSPTGGPNMILDDGGDATLLVHKGVEYEKDGKVPSPDTAESDEHRVILELLNRTLGENPQKWTQLASEIRGVTEETTTGVHRLYEMQREGTLLFPAINVNDAVTKSKFDNKYGCRHSLVDGINRATDVLIGGKTAVVFGYGDVGKGCAESLRGQGARVIITEIDPICALQAAMDGYQVTTLDDVVETADIFVTTTGNKDIILASDMAKMKHQAIVGNIGHFDNEIDMAGLAKVPGIVKDEVKPQVHTWTFPDGKKIIVLSEGRLLNLGNATGHPSFVMSNSFADQTLAQIELFTKPDEYPTGVYVLPKHLDEKVARLHLDALGVKLTTLRPEQAAYIGVEVDGPYKSDHYRY encoded by the coding sequence ATGACGACTGTCGAGAACCGACAGGACTTCAAGGTCGCCGACCTGTCCCTGGCCGAGTTCGGCCGCAAGGAGATCTCCCTCGCCGAGCACGAGATGCCGGGCCTGATGGCGATCCGCGCGGAGTACGCCGAGCAGCAGCCGCTCAAGGGCGCCCGCATCACCGGCTCCCTGCACATGACCGTGCAGACCGCCGTCCTGATCGAGACCCTGACGGCCCTCGGCGCGCGGGTCCGCTGGGCGTCCTGCAACATCTTCTCCACGCAGGACCACGCCGCCGCCGCCATCGCCGTCGGCCCCGACGGCACCCCCGACGACCCGCAGGGCATTCCGGTCTTCGCCTGGAAGGGCGAGACCCTCCAGGAGTACTGGTGGTGCACCGAGCAGGCGCTGACCTGGCTGGACAGCCCCACCGGCGGCCCGAACATGATCCTGGACGACGGCGGCGACGCCACCCTGCTGGTCCACAAGGGCGTCGAGTACGAGAAGGACGGCAAGGTCCCCTCGCCCGACACCGCCGAGTCCGACGAGCACCGCGTCATCCTGGAGTTGCTGAACCGCACTCTGGGTGAGAACCCGCAGAAGTGGACCCAGCTGGCCTCCGAGATCCGGGGCGTCACCGAGGAGACCACCACCGGCGTGCACCGTCTGTACGAGATGCAGCGCGAGGGCACCCTCCTCTTCCCGGCGATCAACGTCAACGACGCTGTCACCAAGTCGAAGTTCGACAACAAGTACGGCTGCCGGCACTCCCTGGTCGACGGGATCAACCGCGCCACCGACGTCCTGATCGGCGGCAAGACCGCGGTCGTGTTCGGCTACGGCGACGTGGGCAAGGGCTGCGCGGAGTCCCTGCGCGGCCAGGGCGCCCGCGTGATCATCACCGAGATCGACCCGATCTGCGCCCTCCAGGCGGCGATGGACGGCTACCAGGTCACCACGCTGGACGACGTCGTCGAGACGGCCGACATCTTCGTCACCACCACCGGTAACAAGGACATCATCCTCGCCTCCGACATGGCGAAGATGAAGCACCAGGCCATCGTCGGCAACATCGGCCACTTCGACAACGAGATCGACATGGCCGGCCTCGCCAAGGTCCCCGGCATCGTCAAGGACGAGGTCAAGCCGCAGGTCCACACCTGGACCTTCCCGGACGGCAAGAAGATCATCGTGCTGTCCGAGGGCCGCCTGCTGAACCTGGGCAACGCCACCGGTCACCCGTCGTTCGTGATGTCCAACTCCTTCGCGGACCAGACCCTGGCCCAGATCGAGCTGTTCACCAAGCCCGACGAGTACCCGACCGGTGTCTACGTGCTGCCCAAGCACCTCGACGAGAAGGTCGCCCGCCTCCACCTGGACGCCCTCGGCGTCAAGCTCACCACGCTGCGCCCCGAGCAGGCCGCGTACATCGGCGTGGAGGTCGACGGCCCGTACAAGTCGGACCACTACCGCTACTGA